The Helicoverpa armigera isolate CAAS_96S chromosome 5, ASM3070526v1, whole genome shotgun sequence sequence ATCAGGTCTACATTTCAATCACTGTGTATGTCAAGACTCAAATTCGACAAAGAGGGTACAGGTGACTCGGTAAAATCACCGGAATCATCGCTATGGACCTGACTTTGTTTAGGATCTGTTATCCCCTTGGAGTTATTACTTTCAGATTTCTTTGACCTAACGTTTGTTATACTTAAGGAACTTTTCTCACTTATTAGATCTGCAACATCAGAGATTGACACAGAACTCTGTGAGCTCTGGGATGTTTGATGTGGACTTTCTATTGTGGCATTCTTGTTTAAACTTTTTTCTAATACATCTTGAGTTGACTCTGTCGATTTTGTTGGCTggtctttattttcttttaacttagAAATGGGTGATGATGAAAAATCATCACCATAACTAAATTCAGCAGTATCTCCATCTGACTTTCCAGATTCTTGTGATTTCTTCTCACTGACTTCTATAACCTTATTCACATTGTCTTGTTTGTGAGATACAGAGTTGCTACTCGATGTTCCAGATTTTGCAGGTGATAAATCATTTTGTACATTTGTTCCTAATAAAAGGTTTGTATTACTCTGATCCATAGGAAGGGCTTCCACAATTGGTAAGCCTGCTGTATTGAGCATTTTTTCATCTAATGAGTTAAAAGGTTTTAAATCTAAATATGAGGTAGAGTCACTACTGCTATTCGTAGTcaattttaattcattcattAACAATGAAGTCTCATTTCTCGGTCTGTTGTAAGCTACTGACTTGTTTTGATCTCTTGCATCTCCAGGATCATTTGATTTTGGTGTATCATGGGTAGCTTGAGTGCTATTATTGTCCATTTGAAGGATATGGTCTCCCGGAATGTATTCAGAACTTGTTTTGTCCCTTGCAGAGTCACTAGAAGTATCTGTGTCTGAATTGTCAAGCTGTAGCCGCagatgtagtttatttttttcatcagaAGAATTATCTGACTGAGAATTACTTGTGGTACTGCTCTGTGAATCTTCATGAAGAATGTAAGTGGAATTTTGTTCTTCTCTGTAATTCTTACCATCATGTTGCTCATGATTGTTATAATTTGAGATAGCATTGGGGTCATAATATTGTTTCTGGTGTGGCAATAACATGTTCTTAATTAATGTGAGCAAGAGAGGTTCTTTTAGGTTATCACATTTAGGTAAGTTCAACTTCTCAGCTAACTTTTTCTTACCGCTATAGTTATACTCGTTTCCCTGTCGGGACTCCGACCTGTACACGAACAACGTGTTTTTCAAACAACAAAACTCTAGGAACTCGTGCACAACAGATAGAGCTATAATACCTTCGGGTAGTTTAAGAACGTTGTCTAAGTTAACATTCTGTTTCAGGTTTTCACATTCATCTtcaaaagctaaaaaaatatttgccctTAGCAACGCGCGTATTTTGGCCAACGATCCATTTCTCTCTAAGGCTTCTATAACCAAATCTCTTAGTTCAGTGTCTTCTGCTTGTgccattttaattgaaaaatagttttatattgtaaatCACTTTGATAACATGAACACAAACATTAAATCGGCAGCACAGCTTGTTTTGCTTCTTGAGAGACGCAGTTGAATGAGTTCCGTGAATCAAACATTCGGCATTTTAAGCATCACGAGTGACTGCAGGACGAAATGATTGATTTTCAATGAGTTGAAAGAGAGCAGTGTAGAAAAAATGTGCAATGTCATaaattcacagcacgaattatCAACACATTCAACACCATCACCGTCACTACTATTTGACGTTTGTTCAAAGCTGTCCAAAGTAAAAAATGGAGCAAGCATTTTCTTCGTTCCGAAATGCACagattaatttacattttggTTCGATTCATTTTATGTcgctaaattattaaaaaaatattattcagctTACATACACAGTCTAAATGCTaatcaatcacaaaaataaggacatatcaaaaacaaataaaattaataattgaaagtACCCACCTACCTACCGCTgggaaataaaaaagttcaacagaaaaaattgtttaattccattgaaaagtacaaaattaaGCAGTTGTACTCATTCTGTACCGAGAAAGTCTACCCGAAGAGAAGTCATAAGCCACTATACTTACTTTCATTATTTAGcctgattttattgaaaaaataattatattataagccAAACTTATTTACCTGATTAATTTGTGTCCATTAATTTCGTCCCGGTTAGATAGGTACAGCTAAACATTAACACATAAGATacataaattcacaaaataaatagttacctACTATGGTACATCTAGATTTTCGCTACTATATCTTTGCGAACGTGCTCGATTACAAGGGGTGAAGGCTTGCGCCGGGAAATGTAGGAAATTCAGTCAGTCGGGTCGAGCGAGCGTGGGAGGTCGGTACGGCGTCCGCCTCAAAATTTAACGGCATAATGAAACTTTTAGTCCATTTTCCTATCACATTCTGagtcaaacatttataaaaacttaacgACAGTGCTTACATTGTTATATTCGTGCACTGGGGGTGAAAATACCCACAATGGCAGTATAATGTGTTAAAATACTAGTGGCGGGAAACCGTTTTGATATCTCGCTTGACGTGTTGTGTCCTATGTGTACGTAGAGCGAGAGGAGCCGTCTGCCCTAGAGGGCGGCCGACATGCTGGATTCGTCGTGAATCGATATTTTTGGAACGTTGTAGAGCAGAAACCATGAGCTTCGAGGCTCAATAAAGGTACGACAGGTGATAAAATTAACCGTTTGTATTCTCCCAGTTACACCCAACTCATTTTGCAAATACATAAATGTTCTGCGGTAAACGCCGCGATCTGGGTCCCACGTTGGGCTCCAACATTCCCCCCTTCGGCTGCAGCAGCTGCTACTCTTCAGATAAATATGCTAACATTGCTAACATACAattctttgaaaataattaagtatcaattttttttatatatattttagaagAGTGTTTTAGTGGTTCTGCCTGAACAGGTTTCCCGGAAAGTTATTTTTGGTACTAGGTATctgtactttaaaaataatatataacgcttgtttttcagtaattttgaaagtaaatcTTATTTAAGTAATTACGTAACGAGTTCACTTGTTGTTTTTATTCAGATAAGTatgggtaggtaggtatgcaCGTAAATTAACATTTGAAAACATGTTTAGTAACAAAATTACTTACCTATCTACTTTTTTAACAAGCATCGAGTGTAATTAATAGGTACATGGTATGTACCGACTAATTAACGAGAAATTGATAAATGGcttaaatttttttaaagaaacacattttacacattttctttaaaaaaaatttaaaacctaCTTCTGAATTTATGGACCTAGAAATCTAAAAGTTTCAACGGCTATTAGACCAGAATTTATCAAGAAGTAAAATGTTAATCAAGTCACTGGGGACAATTAAAAGTTCGCAAATAGGCAGAGAGATATATGTTGTATCCAGGCACTAAAACAATATTCttttagaaaaacattttcCGAGCTCAAGTTCAGTTCGAATTTTCTATGAGCAGCAAATATTTTGTCGAGTAAATTTCACGTGGCCCGGGATGTCACCCAAAAATCCCGGGGAATACGGAGTGTCGAATTTGGCGCCGTGCTCACACGGGCTCAGGAGGGATTAGGTTGTGCATACCAGTCTCCAGTGGCAAATATCGAACTGACAATACCAAACACACTTACGTTTGCGCATATTCATGTGTGTGGTAAGTTTAGCGACCGTCTTAAATGTCAACACAACGCTACGCTACGCCAGATATTCCTGGCAGATATCTAAGCTGAATGGAAAGCAAACTTTTGAGCTGATGTCATATCATACTAGTACGACCGATAGTACTTTTAAAAGCTAGACCTGTAGGTTTTTGTGGATAGTTGTCTACCtcattttttaattacatattttgagtttgaataaTTGAGAAGTTGCCTACCTATTCAATTATCATACTTTACCTTATTAATGTTTACAGATTCCTTGTTGAGCTTAGCAGCAATCATGTTGGTTGCCATGTTCACCTTTGGACAGGGTGTCACAATTGAAATAGGTACTTGGGCCATATTTGTGTCAGAGGATCTAAAAAATTACTTAGATATGGAAAGAGATCAggcagtggcggattaaccctataagcacaacaagcacgtgcttggggcccctgttctccaggggcctccatcctctgctagcgtttcattttatacctacattttatcgagattcatccacaatatatccgaaatcacaaggcgcgagcagttcgggagtgacccttcatacacccccgcctctaaacttgattggtcgcagtgctgttgattgttgtacgatcgcagtgttttttttttttcaattgtgcagttgttatacaattttttttcggcttctactcatcgttgggcaaagaattaataggcaacgatagcgttccgaagtcgctatcgtacagtcgttgggaagctcacgctgtaactacgagtgcaatataacaaacatatccgaaaattttggatgctttagatcagtggtcctggtggtggtgggctggtggtgcctggaggcattccaagtggtccgcggaccaccggttaagtccgcggacgttgttatcgatcttacgttatccatcttacttgtccaacagaaagaaatgaaggtttgaaatgtagcccttttacgaaattttagttctgagtcttaaaacataatcaagatttcccgctcgcttcgctcgcgttttcaaaaactatatgtcctcgtttttacatttgtcaacaaattaaaagttaagtacgtttgggctacattgtacgtaattttggttctgagtctataataaaaataattaaaatttcgcgctcgcttcgctcgcgtattcagaaactatgtgccttcgtttttgcacttgtcaacaaacaaaaaattaagtacgtttgggataaattttacctccgtacgagtccgaaaaaaatttggcgctcgcttcgctcgcgcattttaaactacatgtgcatcacgctcgcttcgctcggtcaatttcttcaaccttctatttccatttaagtaatagggggtctacacaggctctgtgcttagggcctcggatactcttaatccgccactgagATCAGGGTACTGGGTGTGAGAGGGAATATGCTAACAAGTACGTTGGTTGGTTGTTCAGTACCGGTTACacttttttgacaaaatatttaacaccaCACCAGCCGTGGTGGGTTAATCATACCCAAAAAGCAGATTGCATTCTCAAAGTGTTTGCAGAAAGGATAGAAGGGCCTACAATGGATAAATTTGTCAAGCTGCATGTCGGACATGGGACTTAATAAATCTTCCTGTAATTGGAGttgtatctttattttatttttgttgcgtatttttttgtgtttttttttttattttgtattcatttaCTTCTGTGTGTCTACGTGTTAGGTATTAGTGACgcagtttttgtttgtacttattATTAACACACTATGGGCCTTCGACGCCTGATAAttaacgattttatttttatattacttatttataaatgtaagcagttatttttttatcataagtaCTGAATAAGACACGTAACACCAAAGCGTTCAAAACAGTAATCTAAAAGTCAAACatgggtacctacttatttcataaCAGAAAACTCCATgacaccaatatttttttttatataaaggaaACTAGGATACATATGTACGTCACCACCTTTTCACCTTATTCATCATTATCATGGAACCCTTTTCCCAAATTTAGCGGGGTCGGCTTAAACGTAGTCTAGATCCAGATGCGGCTTATTGATTTGCCGGAGCGACTGCTTTCTGACCTCCGCAACCCAATTTCTGGGGATATTGATGGCCTTCTTTGCCCGGattcttaaaaacaaatagttcgatttattttaaatttactcTTAGGTACGTTGCTTGGAAATGCCTTAAATAGGTGGCCGAAGTACAATGAAACTGATTTTATTCGGATATAAGTACTGAGTAGGGGGTGCAAAAACCATTCTCACGCAGATAGAGTCGCACGAAAAACCTCGGCAAAGTGAAAGAAAAACAGCCTTCTTGAGAATAAGATTACGTACGAGATAAGTCGAACACCACAATACGGTACTTTAGCCACAAAGGAACCTGAAACACATAGCCATTGTTAAACGTTCCAGAGATCAGGTGTGTTGTACTTATTCCTTACAAGGGTTTAATTCtgatttatttcaattgttCAGCTGAAATGGTTCTCACGGCGTGATTTACGCAGCgttttaaatataacacatccgtACTAACTGTCTTTGCCACGCGCAGGCAGTTTTAGGTGCTTAGTACAATTTATATGCAGAATAAAAAGTGGGTTGAGCTTTGCTAAGACCGAGCaggaaaaatacattttaaaaaataacaaagggtgactgtgaaaattaatttcagaTGATTTAAGTGCATAAAAACTACCTAATTTTGTAATCAAATCTAGAATTTGTAATTAATCCTTACCAGACATTTTTTGACTTGCCAATGTAGTTCGTAAGTAAATCTTTAATTTCTAGCAGGAAGATGTACCTGCTTTCTAATCTCTTCTGTACTCTAGAGACCTGACCAGACAACTTACTAAGCTGGAGTTAGAGTCCTACGAGAATCCTTGAGTTTATCCTCCAATGGCGGCAAGTCGGGCGGCCATTACTGACGCTGCTCCGACGGGCCCTGACCAACTAACAagaagttttattattagtgaAACCTTTTCCGTGTAACTGATTGAAGAAATAGATATCTTTTGACGGCTGcattaaccgtcaaatccgtagcggaccccaatcggggtctgaacatcaatgttaccgtaagctcggtttagaccccaattggggtctgcgaatcagtcatacactttcctaattatttacgctcatatttattttctttccaatcaaaccacatttgtgagtactaaataaaataactaaataaatttaaattatttttacgcattcaaacctttcatatttagcatcccgttagaaatatacctttttaaaatccaatcgtaatgggtagtatttaaacgcaaatcaaaaaatatcctttttctatgcaataagattccgaattcccatcaaaattactgattgcacagcaaaatattcaactcaaaatatcactaaacacactacaatttattttcgcagcgtacagcgatttttcctaaagcaaaagctttttcatcaatgcacagctaataatcttaatgcacattatacatgttaactctttttcttttaaatatagcttctatttttatattatttacagcagtttttctgaataaaacagctttttattagtcacagtcatcttattatttcttaattacggcataatgagatcagcaaaaaaatataaaattaaatacaaaattgtaatttattgaattatttataagcgttcacgcttccttttttgcccaataggcaacatttttagcttctgcaggtggcgccacgtacttgagtcggatcgcaagtccgatgatatgcttgcacatacatactatagttcttaaaaaaaatggggctggtgcattgtcagtcattgtcagtatttccttttagcatacatttcatataagtagtcattaaaaggctactactataatatcatatttcagaatgtttattttatagtcagaatcatcttttggcatagttttggaatttttattttcctgtaagaagcatgcaaacaagcctgaagcatacaagcaggcatgcagcatgtaagcaggcatgcaacatggaagtaagcatgcaacatgcagcaagcatg is a genomic window containing:
- the LOC110375958 gene encoding dentin sialophosphoprotein, which produces MAQAEDTELRDLVIEALERNGSLAKIRALLRANIFLAFEDECENLKQNVNLDNVLKLPEGIIALSVVHEFLEFCCLKNTLFVYRSESRQGNEYNYSGKKKLAEKLNLPKCDNLKEPLLLTLIKNMLLPHQKQYYDPNAISNYNNHEQHDGKNYREEQNSTYILHEDSQSSTTSNSQSDNSSDEKNKLHLRLQLDNSDTDTSSDSARDKTSSEYIPGDHILQMDNNSTQATHDTPKSNDPGDARDQNKSVAYNRPRNETSLLMNELKLTTNSSSDSTSYLDLKPFNSLDEKMLNTAGLPIVEALPMDQSNTNLLLGTNVQNDLSPAKSGTSSSNSVSHKQDNVNKVIEVSEKKSQESGKSDGDTAEFSYGDDFSSSPISKLKENKDQPTKSTESTQDVLEKSLNKNATIESPHQTSQSSQSSVSISDVADLISEKSSLSITNVRSKKSESNNSKGITDPKQSQVHSDDSGDFTESPVPSLSNLSLDIHSD